The proteins below come from a single Acidovorax sp. NCPPB 4044 genomic window:
- a CDS encoding RraA family protein: MSYASTAEFDRVTPEQIARARQFQAAILCDVAGRRGTMDARIRALSPAMTVCGPAYTVEVRPGDNLMFHVALAVAKPGDVIVVDGKADSTCALFGDLMVTQAAAAELGGFVVDAASRDTAELAQGNFPIFAAGTNPCGPTKGLPGRLSIPVSVGGVAVSPGDLVVGDVDGVVVIPRGEVEAVLRAAQKKVEAEAQRIKEIEEGVLVSPWLDDALRQAGLPALAT; the protein is encoded by the coding sequence ATGTCCTACGCATCCACCGCCGAGTTTGACCGCGTGACGCCCGAGCAGATAGCCCGTGCCCGCCAGTTTCAGGCCGCCATCTTGTGCGACGTGGCTGGCCGACGCGGCACAATGGATGCCCGTATCCGCGCACTGAGCCCGGCCATGACCGTCTGCGGTCCAGCCTACACCGTCGAGGTGCGCCCCGGCGACAACCTGATGTTCCACGTCGCACTGGCGGTTGCCAAGCCCGGCGACGTGATCGTGGTGGACGGGAAGGCCGACAGCACCTGCGCGTTGTTCGGCGACCTGATGGTCACTCAAGCTGCAGCCGCCGAGTTGGGGGGCTTCGTGGTCGATGCGGCCTCGCGCGACACTGCAGAGCTGGCCCAGGGGAACTTTCCGATTTTCGCGGCCGGCACCAATCCTTGCGGACCTACGAAAGGCCTGCCAGGGCGTTTGAGCATCCCCGTTTCCGTAGGTGGTGTCGCGGTCAGCCCTGGCGACCTCGTGGTGGGCGACGTCGACGGTGTGGTGGTGATTCCGCGTGGCGAGGTCGAGGCCGTACTGCGGGCAGCGCAGAAGAAGGTCGAGGCTGAGGCCCAACGCATCAAGGAGATCGAGGAGGGTGTCCTCGTCTCTCCCTGGCTGGACGACGCGCTGCGTCAGGCCGGCCTGCCTGCTCTGGCAACTTGA
- a CDS encoding nuclear transport factor 2 family protein, whose amino-acid sequence MNNIDIAKTYIQAVQTGDQATLGRLISPEVVWHQPGHNQFSGTHQGMAVVGPMLGKMMEVSQGTFAITRADHYMANGDWVAITIEFAGQANGITLKQPGVDLIRIEDGKIAEVRLFSSDQVQEDLFWGR is encoded by the coding sequence ATGAACAACATCGATATCGCCAAAACATACATCCAAGCCGTGCAGACAGGCGACCAGGCCACGCTCGGCCGCCTCATTTCTCCGGAAGTGGTCTGGCACCAGCCGGGGCACAACCAGTTTTCAGGCACACACCAAGGCATGGCAGTAGTTGGACCCATGCTGGGCAAGATGATGGAAGTGTCCCAGGGAACTTTCGCTATCACGCGCGCCGACCATTACATGGCCAACGGCGACTGGGTCGCGATCACAATCGAATTCGCAGGCCAGGCCAACGGCATCACGTTGAAGCAACCAGGCGTGGATCTGATCCGCATCGAGGATGGGAAGATCGCGGAGGTCCGGCTTTTCTCTAGTGACCAGGTTCAAGAGGACTTGTTCTGGGGCCGGTAG
- a CDS encoding AraC family transcriptional regulator, translating to MSNVESAKSRPLADNKWCFLDICHLGSILAHRRDIERLDYRPQGAYALDVEVSSMAELRQRGSREKVRTTHRYGFHMLVCVTEGTCTQVIDFRPIVCTPGSLLVVREGQAHNFGPDENWDGWIVLFRSEFVLPHSVPMREVQFALNTARLPEYMLLDQVALRTFTGVVVQMREDSQLSGPNPEIKRLLLHQLYVLLTRLALLQDQRGSEEALGSPALQRFQRFQQLVEERFPQWHQVSNYAHQLGCTEKSLARAAVTGSGITAKAFIAGRIALEAKRLLVHTDLSVAAIAGKLGFDEPTNFGKFFKREVDCTPLDFRRRHLESALPS from the coding sequence TTGTCAAACGTCGAATCCGCAAAATCACGGCCTTTGGCGGACAATAAATGGTGCTTTTTGGACATTTGCCATTTGGGGAGCATCTTGGCGCATCGACGTGACATTGAACGGCTGGACTATCGGCCGCAAGGCGCCTATGCGCTGGATGTGGAGGTGTCCTCGATGGCTGAGCTCAGACAGCGGGGCAGCAGGGAGAAAGTTCGGACCACGCACCGTTACGGATTCCACATGCTGGTTTGCGTCACGGAAGGAACGTGTACCCAAGTGATCGATTTCAGACCGATCGTCTGTACACCAGGATCGCTGCTTGTTGTGCGCGAGGGTCAGGCACACAACTTCGGACCTGATGAGAATTGGGATGGCTGGATCGTGCTGTTTCGATCGGAGTTCGTGCTGCCCCATTCCGTACCGATGCGCGAGGTTCAATTTGCGCTCAATACGGCGCGGCTGCCCGAGTACATGCTACTGGACCAGGTAGCGCTGCGCACCTTCACCGGCGTGGTGGTTCAAATGCGCGAGGACTCGCAGCTTTCTGGTCCCAATCCAGAGATCAAACGGCTGCTGCTTCACCAACTCTATGTTCTGCTGACTCGGCTCGCATTGCTGCAAGACCAACGCGGCTCGGAGGAGGCACTTGGCTCCCCGGCCTTACAACGTTTTCAGCGCTTCCAGCAATTGGTGGAGGAGCGTTTCCCGCAGTGGCACCAAGTGTCCAACTATGCACACCAACTTGGCTGCACAGAAAAAAGTCTGGCGCGCGCGGCCGTAACTGGTAGCGGCATCACTGCCAAAGCGTTCATTGCGGGGCGGATCGCTCTGGAAGCCAAGCGCCTGCTGGTTCACACGGACCTGTCAGTGGCAGCCATTGCAGGAAAACTGGGTTTTGATGAACCCACCAACTTCGGAAAATTCTTCAAGCGCGAGGTCGACTGTACGCCGCTGGACTTTCGGCGCCGGCATCTGGAGTCTGCCCTGCCAAGCTGA
- a CDS encoding winged helix-turn-helix transcriptional regulator, whose product MKRRAIACCGVERFLTLLDGPWATLIVRELLEGPRRFTELREALSGISAHTLTHRLKSFERDGLVTRTAYAETPPRVVYELTQSGHELRDVLEAMRKWGDALPEQTVSGKVANSRPTLSKQALNAACPFGAISLAGQTPDAGAESPAAYSRPRA is encoded by the coding sequence ATGAAGCGAAGAGCAATTGCCTGCTGCGGCGTGGAGCGCTTCCTAACGCTGCTGGACGGCCCTTGGGCCACCTTGATCGTGCGGGAGCTGCTCGAGGGCCCAAGGCGGTTCACGGAGTTGCGGGAAGCGCTATCCGGCATCAGTGCCCATACGCTGACCCATCGACTGAAGAGCTTTGAGCGCGACGGACTGGTCACGCGCACGGCCTACGCCGAGACTCCGCCGCGTGTTGTCTATGAACTCACACAGTCCGGTCACGAGTTGCGAGACGTGCTGGAAGCCATGCGCAAATGGGGTGATGCCTTGCCGGAGCAAACTGTTTCCGGGAAGGTGGCTAACAGCAGACCCACCTTGAGCAAACAGGCCCTGAACGCCGCCTGTCCTTTCGGAGCCATCAGCTTGGCAGGGCAGACTCCAGATGCCGGCGCCGAAAGTCCAGCGGCGTACAGTCGACCTCGCGCTTGA
- a CDS encoding SDR family oxidoreductase gives MKKVLVIGASGPQGRPVAEQLAAAGFQVRAMVRDTTKVEDLAAKGIEIVRGDLGDSASLSAAMEGQEGVFMLISFFAGNFNQANAVATAAVAKGVKKIVWNATGPILPFDTGNPSIDMRRGILSTLEKSGIPFVALQPTVYMENFLIPAIAQEVAEKNVLAYPMPEAVECQWISHQDAAAYVVAAFKAPGIGKLAIDISGPEKLNGLQIAERFSRALGREITFRPMPPEEFARAISYDGNEEAIVGYYRSIFDNPSLMTTNVDHKRAVEALPINPLSVEGWARMYQNALTRN, from the coding sequence GTGAAAAAAGTCCTTGTCATTGGCGCTTCCGGACCTCAAGGTCGTCCTGTGGCAGAACAACTTGCTGCTGCCGGATTTCAAGTCCGGGCAATGGTCCGAGACACAACCAAGGTTGAAGATCTCGCAGCCAAGGGTATCGAAATCGTTCGAGGCGACTTGGGAGATTCCGCCAGCTTGTCAGCAGCAATGGAGGGGCAAGAGGGTGTGTTCATGCTCATCTCGTTCTTTGCGGGCAACTTCAACCAAGCCAACGCAGTTGCAACCGCTGCGGTTGCCAAAGGTGTCAAGAAAATCGTCTGGAACGCAACTGGTCCCATTCTTCCGTTCGACACCGGGAATCCGTCGATTGACATGCGCCGAGGGATTCTCTCAACACTCGAGAAGAGCGGCATCCCATTCGTCGCGCTCCAACCAACGGTCTACATGGAGAACTTCCTGATTCCCGCTATCGCGCAAGAAGTGGCCGAGAAGAATGTGCTGGCCTACCCTATGCCTGAAGCTGTGGAGTGCCAATGGATCAGCCATCAAGACGCAGCAGCCTATGTTGTGGCAGCGTTCAAGGCCCCTGGCATTGGCAAGTTGGCTATCGATATCAGTGGCCCAGAAAAGCTGAACGGCCTCCAGATCGCCGAGAGATTCAGCAGGGCCCTTGGCCGCGAAATCACCTTTCGTCCCATGCCGCCCGAAGAATTCGCCAGAGCCATTTCCTATGACGGCAACGAAGAAGCGATAGTGGGTTACTACCGCTCTATCTTCGATAACCCCAGTCTCATGACAACCAACGTCGATCACAAGCGGGCCGTCGAGGCACTACCGATCAACCCGCTGTCAGTCGAGGGTTGGGCGCGCATGTATCAGAACGCGTTGACTCGGAATTGA
- a CDS encoding class I SAM-dependent methyltransferase — translation MERNAGAMVLEALWRMDLNPGDHVVEIGFGPGVALEALASVVTTGHVTGIDPSALMQRRAAARNDAAILEGRMTLVEGVAGLLPFDDASFDAALAIDTLHFWPDPLAGVLEVRRVLRPGACFLCAFTPPSGATRAGIFDLFKLAGLTDILPAESSAGFTLAGRKPD, via the coding sequence ATGGAGCGCAACGCGGGCGCGATGGTGCTGGAAGCGCTATGGCGGATGGATCTGAACCCTGGCGACCATGTCGTCGAGATCGGATTCGGTCCTGGCGTAGCCTTAGAGGCCCTTGCCAGCGTGGTCACAACGGGCCACGTGACTGGCATCGACCCCTCCGCGCTGATGCAGCGAAGAGCTGCCGCTCGCAACGACGCAGCGATTCTGGAGGGAAGGATGACGCTGGTCGAGGGGGTGGCTGGTCTATTGCCCTTCGACGATGCGAGCTTTGACGCGGCGCTTGCGATCGACACGCTTCATTTCTGGCCGGATCCTCTGGCCGGGGTACTGGAAGTTCGGCGCGTGCTACGTCCCGGAGCTTGCTTTCTTTGCGCCTTCACTCCGCCATCCGGCGCCACGCGCGCCGGGATTTTCGATCTATTCAAGTTGGCGGGCTTGACTGACATTTTGCCGGCCGAAAGCTCGGCCGGCTTCACCCTTGCAGGGCGCAAGCCTGACTGA
- a CDS encoding LysR family transcriptional regulator has translation MTLPFTFDQLQALLLVIDTGSFSLAANHLGISQPAVSAQIKELERKTAVKLLERVGRTVGPTAAGVELAGHARALLDLAAEAAELVSDRSGHIRGTVRLGTGATACLHLLPPLLQHIKMSHPGLHVVVSTGNTEDIVRRVELNTLDLALVALPVASRALTVSKALSDDFVAVAAREFSALPRSVTPLDFAESPLVLFEPAANTRSIVEAWLHSGGVRIRPAMELGSVEAIKEMVAAGLGCSILPKMALTTADRKRLQVRPLKPSLSRDLGIVLRQDKPLTRGIQVLVKTILERTATSRHGKD, from the coding sequence ATGACGCTTCCATTCACATTCGATCAACTTCAAGCACTTCTCCTGGTGATTGACACCGGCAGCTTTTCCCTTGCGGCCAATCACCTTGGCATAAGCCAGCCTGCAGTCAGCGCCCAGATTAAGGAGTTGGAACGAAAGACCGCTGTGAAACTTCTGGAACGCGTCGGTCGAACCGTTGGGCCAACGGCAGCAGGAGTGGAATTGGCAGGCCACGCCCGTGCTCTTCTGGATCTTGCGGCGGAGGCTGCGGAGCTGGTGTCCGACCGCTCAGGCCATATCCGGGGAACAGTCCGACTGGGCACGGGCGCCACCGCCTGCCTCCACTTGCTCCCCCCCCTACTTCAGCACATCAAGATGTCACACCCGGGTCTGCACGTGGTAGTTTCTACTGGCAATACGGAAGACATCGTCAGGCGGGTCGAACTCAACACGCTGGACTTGGCGTTGGTAGCGCTGCCGGTAGCGAGTCGCGCACTCACCGTGTCCAAAGCGCTTTCGGATGACTTCGTGGCAGTTGCCGCTCGTGAATTTAGCGCACTACCTCGATCGGTTACTCCGCTGGACTTCGCCGAGTCGCCGTTGGTGCTGTTTGAGCCAGCAGCGAACACTCGCAGCATTGTCGAAGCTTGGCTGCACTCAGGTGGCGTAAGGATCAGGCCGGCAATGGAACTGGGAAGCGTTGAAGCCATCAAGGAGATGGTCGCCGCTGGGCTAGGCTGCAGCATTCTTCCCAAAATGGCGCTGACGACTGCGGACAGAAAGCGTCTTCAGGTGCGCCCGCTCAAACCGAGCCTCTCGCGAGACCTAGGAATTGTTCTGAGGCAAGACAAGCCGCTCACGCGAGGTATACAGGTGCTGGTCAAGACGATTCTCGAACGTACCGCCACTTCACGGCACGGAAAGGATTGA
- a CDS encoding GNAT family N-acetyltransferase encodes MNSTVETPPDVPFVITEARPEHMAQIAEIYAYYVRGSICTMEEIPPTTTEMHQRLDVLRRGGLPWLVAVRGNEVLGYAYAGRYRARVGYQGTAETSIYVGPAYAGRRIDQALLGSLIGQCRQLGMRQMVAVIVEDEGARSSLRLYERYGFIRAGAFKEIGRKFGRAVDTVLMQRGLVES; translated from the coding sequence ATGAACTCAACAGTTGAAACCCCTCCGGATGTTCCTTTTGTCATCACTGAGGCTCGCCCCGAGCACATGGCCCAGATCGCAGAGATCTATGCCTACTACGTTCGCGGGAGCATCTGCACCATGGAGGAAATACCTCCGACCACCACCGAGATGCATCAGAGGCTTGATGTGCTGCGCCGTGGAGGACTCCCCTGGTTGGTCGCAGTGCGCGGGAATGAGGTGCTCGGCTACGCGTATGCCGGGCGGTACCGGGCTAGGGTCGGGTACCAGGGCACGGCTGAGACGTCGATCTACGTGGGTCCCGCTTATGCCGGACGGAGGATCGACCAGGCGCTGCTGGGCTCCTTGATTGGGCAGTGCCGGCAGCTTGGAATGCGCCAGATGGTTGCTGTGATCGTCGAGGATGAGGGCGCGCGCAGTTCGCTGCGTTTGTACGAGCGCTACGGATTCATTCGAGCAGGTGCTTTCAAGGAGATCGGCAGAAAGTTCGGCCGGGCTGTCGACACGGTCCTGATGCAACGTGGTCTCGTAGAGTCTTGA
- a CDS encoding MFS transporter produces MFQATVATVWAGVLPRVMVDWNLSASGAGLVQSAWHVGYLISLFGVGFISDRIGPRRVLLASSVLTALAALAFGLGAEDPVSAATLYGFTGLCAGGCYSPGLQLLSANALPSERGKAMGAFIGAASMGYGLSLLTVAALADALPWRSILLIIAGMVALGAVLTIWALARMQPDFIRSNRAAPFSITSAVAETVRDKPAMAGNWAYAAHCWELMALWAWLPAYLAYAASTGGTSAEMGIAFAAVAHLVSVAGSMIGGAASDRFGRVRVMLLASCASLVCSFTFGWLFAAPLVLLTLFGAIYNMVAIADSSVYSTALADVVPPERLGAAYSVRSVMGFGAGAISPWVFGLALDWTAGQVNLPGNPWAWAWSTVGLGAVLGPVMILRFHRLVQDRH; encoded by the coding sequence ATGTTCCAAGCGACCGTTGCGACGGTATGGGCCGGCGTCTTGCCAAGGGTGATGGTGGATTGGAACCTGTCTGCTTCTGGTGCGGGTCTCGTCCAAAGTGCGTGGCATGTCGGCTATCTGATTTCGCTCTTCGGCGTCGGATTCATCTCCGACCGCATCGGTCCCAGGCGTGTCTTACTGGCTAGCAGTGTGCTCACCGCTTTGGCTGCACTCGCCTTTGGATTGGGAGCTGAAGATCCTGTATCTGCTGCGACGCTATACGGATTCACTGGTTTGTGTGCGGGAGGCTGCTACAGCCCTGGTCTGCAATTGCTTTCGGCCAACGCGTTGCCATCCGAGCGTGGCAAGGCGATGGGAGCTTTCATCGGTGCAGCCTCCATGGGATATGGGCTGTCGCTGCTTACGGTGGCCGCGCTGGCAGATGCTCTGCCTTGGAGGAGCATTCTGCTAATCATCGCCGGCATGGTGGCACTTGGCGCTGTGCTGACGATATGGGCTTTGGCACGGATGCAACCAGACTTCATCCGAAGCAACCGTGCCGCACCTTTCTCGATCACATCTGCCGTTGCCGAAACGGTTCGAGACAAGCCTGCGATGGCGGGAAATTGGGCCTATGCCGCGCACTGCTGGGAGTTGATGGCCCTGTGGGCGTGGCTGCCTGCCTACCTCGCTTATGCCGCGAGTACTGGGGGTACATCAGCGGAGATGGGTATCGCCTTCGCTGCGGTGGCGCACTTGGTTAGCGTTGCGGGCAGCATGATCGGGGGCGCAGCATCAGACCGGTTCGGCCGGGTTCGCGTGATGTTGCTGGCCAGCTGCGCAAGCTTGGTGTGCTCGTTCACCTTCGGTTGGTTGTTCGCCGCTCCGCTTGTGCTGCTGACGCTTTTTGGAGCGATCTACAACATGGTCGCGATTGCAGACTCATCAGTCTACTCGACGGCGCTCGCCGATGTGGTTCCACCTGAGCGCCTCGGGGCCGCATACTCGGTCCGGTCTGTGATGGGCTTCGGAGCTGGCGCGATCAGTCCGTGGGTGTTCGGCCTTGCCCTCGACTGGACGGCGGGACAAGTCAATTTGCCAGGTAATCCATGGGCCTGGGCATGGTCAACGGTGGGATTGGGTGCCGTCCTCGGGCCTGTCATGATTCTGCGATTTCACCGGCTCGTTCAAGATCGTCACTAG
- a CDS encoding LysR family transcriptional regulator yields MKSLTSKTPTLHQLELLLALASSDGIAGAGARLGMTPSATSHALKALESTLGTSLIDRNATGVALTYAGEQILPHVRDVFAALQLVQTTAAASAGLKTGKLRLGSFGASSSLKLLPPLLESFRQRYPGIEVFVSEKPDSEVEQDLIERRIEIGVVTLPKPQFDTHLLAIDEMVVVLPENHELASASAVSLSQIAAHPLVLTHAGSQGLIARLFERSSLRPNVAHEMSQLLSILEFVARGNGISILASLALPAHYPGVIYRALSPRASRRVGLACLNEDRLSPAALALWSQAKKMGKQRTIDSV; encoded by the coding sequence GTGAAAAGTCTTACGTCCAAGACACCCACGCTTCATCAGTTGGAGCTCCTTTTGGCACTTGCCTCTTCAGACGGGATTGCAGGCGCGGGTGCACGCCTCGGGATGACTCCATCTGCTACAAGTCACGCATTGAAAGCGCTTGAATCCACCCTCGGAACAAGCCTCATTGACCGCAACGCCACTGGCGTGGCGCTCACGTATGCGGGTGAGCAGATACTCCCGCACGTGCGGGATGTATTCGCCGCTCTACAGCTCGTGCAGACGACGGCCGCAGCCAGTGCAGGGCTGAAAACGGGGAAGCTCCGCCTCGGTTCTTTCGGAGCCAGTTCCTCGCTCAAATTGTTGCCCCCACTCCTCGAGAGCTTCCGGCAGCGTTACCCGGGGATCGAGGTCTTCGTTTCCGAAAAGCCGGACAGCGAGGTGGAGCAGGACCTCATCGAGCGACGAATTGAGATAGGGGTCGTAACGCTACCAAAGCCCCAGTTCGACACACACCTGCTGGCAATCGACGAGATGGTGGTTGTGTTACCGGAGAATCATGAGCTCGCCTCAGCTTCTGCGGTCTCCCTCTCACAGATTGCGGCACACCCGCTGGTCCTCACACATGCAGGATCCCAAGGCCTCATTGCACGTCTCTTTGAACGCAGCAGCCTCCGTCCGAATGTCGCGCATGAGATGTCTCAGCTGTTGTCAATCTTGGAGTTTGTCGCAAGAGGGAATGGAATCTCAATACTCGCGTCTTTGGCACTTCCTGCGCACTATCCAGGTGTGATCTATCGAGCACTTTCTCCTCGCGCTTCGAGAAGAGTGGGTCTGGCCTGCCTGAACGAAGACAGATTGTCACCGGCAGCACTGGCGCTGTGGTCTCAAGCGAAGAAGATGGGGAAGCAACGCACGATCGACTCGGTCTAG
- a CDS encoding pyridoxal phosphate-dependent aminotransferase — translation MAERTRQALAQGKSVVDMTLGEPDFPTPEHISEAAVRAIAEGKTRYTPINGSVQLREAIVAKFKRDNGISTTISEISVGCGGKQVIYQAFLATLNQGDEVLIPTPYWASYSDIVGMNGGKLVPIQTSPEEGYALQPGALEEAITNRTKWLVLNSPSNPSGTAYTRDQLQTFVDVIRRNRNQKFFVLVDDIYEHILFDGIQFTTLAQLAPDLLDRILTVNGVSKAYSMTGWRVGYACGPRPLIEAMTKIQMQVNSHTSSISQAAAAAALDGPQDEVRRRCAIFQNRRDLLLQRFASISGMRTPKPEGAFYLFPDIRELIGRKTAAGQVIENDMEFASYLLDEGVSVVPGSGFGMPGFMRLSYATSDEQLHLAADRIKTAVEKLT, via the coding sequence ATGGCAGAACGCACTCGCCAAGCATTAGCGCAGGGCAAGAGCGTCGTGGACATGACCCTGGGGGAGCCAGACTTTCCTACGCCCGAGCACATCTCTGAAGCCGCGGTGCGGGCGATTGCTGAAGGGAAGACGCGCTACACGCCGATCAATGGGTCGGTACAACTGCGCGAGGCCATCGTCGCTAAATTTAAGCGCGACAACGGCATCTCGACAACCATTTCTGAGATCAGCGTTGGATGCGGTGGAAAGCAGGTCATCTATCAGGCTTTCTTGGCGACGCTGAATCAAGGCGATGAGGTGTTGATTCCAACGCCGTACTGGGCGTCCTACTCCGACATCGTGGGCATGAATGGCGGCAAGCTTGTACCGATCCAGACCTCGCCCGAAGAGGGTTATGCGCTGCAGCCTGGCGCTTTGGAGGAAGCCATTACCAATCGCACGAAGTGGTTGGTTCTGAACTCTCCCAGTAACCCGAGTGGCACGGCATACACAAGGGACCAACTGCAAACGTTCGTTGATGTGATCCGCCGCAATCGCAACCAGAAATTCTTCGTTTTGGTGGATGACATCTACGAGCACATTCTTTTCGATGGGATCCAGTTCACGACGTTGGCACAACTTGCACCGGATCTGCTGGATCGCATTCTGACGGTCAACGGGGTTTCCAAGGCCTATTCGATGACTGGCTGGCGCGTGGGCTACGCATGTGGACCGCGTCCCCTCATCGAGGCAATGACCAAGATTCAAATGCAGGTCAACTCGCATACCTCTTCGATTTCGCAGGCTGCAGCGGCTGCAGCACTTGATGGACCGCAGGACGAAGTTCGCCGTCGTTGCGCAATCTTCCAGAATCGCCGCGACCTGCTCCTTCAACGTTTCGCGAGCATCTCCGGCATGCGCACTCCAAAGCCGGAAGGTGCGTTCTATCTGTTCCCAGACATCCGCGAATTGATTGGACGGAAGACGGCCGCGGGACAGGTCATCGAGAACGACATGGAATTCGCATCCTACTTGTTGGACGAAGGCGTATCCGTGGTCCCTGGTTCTGGATTCGGTATGCCAGGCTTCATGCGGCTGTCCTATGCCACATCGGACGAGCAGCTGCACTTGGCCGCTGATCGCATCAAGACCGCAGTGGAGAAGCTCACGTGA
- a CDS encoding CaiB/BaiF CoA transferase family protein, whose protein sequence is MNPVPPGALSGLRVLDLSRILAGPSATQLLGDLGADVVKVEKPEEGDDTRKWGPPYVMGNDGIPTDESAYYLSANRNKRSIAIDITSQPGQDLVMRLLASADILVENYKVGGLSKYGLGYEQLKDRFPSLIYCSVTGFGQTGPYASRPGYDFLIQGMGGIMSLTGEPRGLPMKVGVGIADVMTGMYAVAGILAAVHHRHGTGRGQHIDISLLDTQIAWLVNAGTNFLTSGELPERLGNGHPNIVPYQVFSTADEPMILAVGNDAQFSRLCQVIELESLASDERYATNVSRVAHRADLCERIEARLLSASRGHWLALCEARGIPCGPVNNLADVFADPHVVARGSTLTMPCEWASGGDIKLLANPLKMSETPASYRIPPPRLNEHEDSILADWGLQKPAHSNDPQGI, encoded by the coding sequence GTGAACCCCGTGCCTCCAGGTGCACTGTCCGGCCTGCGCGTGTTGGATCTTTCACGGATTCTCGCTGGCCCCAGCGCCACTCAGTTGCTTGGAGATCTTGGAGCGGATGTCGTCAAGGTCGAAAAGCCCGAGGAGGGTGATGACACGCGCAAATGGGGCCCGCCCTACGTGATGGGAAACGACGGGATTCCCACAGATGAGAGTGCCTACTACCTCAGCGCCAATCGCAACAAGCGGTCGATTGCGATCGACATCACCAGCCAACCCGGGCAAGACCTGGTGATGCGGTTGCTTGCGAGCGCAGACATTCTCGTCGAGAACTACAAAGTGGGTGGGCTATCGAAGTATGGCCTCGGCTACGAGCAACTCAAGGACCGGTTCCCTTCACTCATCTACTGCTCGGTTACAGGCTTTGGGCAGACCGGGCCCTACGCCAGCAGGCCGGGCTACGACTTCCTGATCCAGGGTATGGGCGGAATCATGAGTTTGACAGGCGAGCCTAGGGGGCTGCCTATGAAGGTGGGTGTGGGTATTGCCGATGTGATGACGGGGATGTACGCGGTAGCGGGAATTCTCGCGGCGGTGCATCACAGGCACGGCACCGGTCGCGGTCAGCACATAGACATCTCGTTGCTTGACACACAAATTGCCTGGCTGGTCAACGCTGGAACCAACTTCCTTACGTCGGGTGAGCTCCCTGAACGCCTGGGTAACGGTCATCCCAACATCGTTCCGTACCAGGTTTTCTCGACTGCAGACGAGCCCATGATTCTGGCTGTTGGCAACGACGCGCAGTTTTCGCGTCTGTGCCAAGTGATCGAGCTGGAATCACTGGCGTCAGATGAACGCTATGCCACCAATGTGAGCCGTGTTGCGCACCGTGCGGACCTTTGTGAACGCATTGAAGCTCGTTTGCTGTCAGCTTCTCGCGGCCACTGGCTGGCACTCTGCGAGGCCCGGGGAATCCCGTGCGGTCCTGTGAACAACCTGGCGGATGTGTTCGCAGATCCCCATGTAGTTGCCCGTGGATCGACCCTCACCATGCCATGCGAGTGGGCCAGCGGCGGAGACATCAAGTTGCTTGCGAACCCGCTGAAGATGTCCGAAACACCCGCTTCCTACCGAATTCCTCCACCGCGTCTGAACGAGCACGAAGACAGCATCCTGGCTGACTGGGGATTGCAGAAGCCAGCCCACAGCAACGATCCACAAGGCATCTGA